The following are from one region of the Coffea eugenioides isolate CCC68of chromosome 2, Ceug_1.0, whole genome shotgun sequence genome:
- the LOC113763652 gene encoding 7-deoxyloganetic acid glucosyltransferase-like → MDSHQKPSSAPHVLLFPLPLQGPVNCMLKLAELFCSSHLQVTFLNTDHIQRRLLSCTDVSSRFNRYAGHFRFETVPDGLPEDKTLTGEQIGELLDSMEAVSLPLFREIVRSSVLLSDDAQNPLTCIIADGAFGFAVDIAAEFGVALMYFDTISPCGLWSILSANRLIQAGDFPFKDDDLDAPVTSIPGMEGFLRRRDLPSFFRIPDQNDPIIQRVLKEERQMKRCQGLIFNSFEDLEGPILSQLKTLVPSVYTIGPLHTHKETRLASERGSKNDRSSTNSLWKENNSCISWLDNQPAKSVIYVSIGSLALMGKKQLLEIWHGLANSGVRFLWVQRPGSITGLDEENDAGIPLKLCRATTERGCIVSWAPQEEVLAHPAVGGFLTHSGWNSTLESIVEGVPMICCPYFADQQINSRYVGEVWKLGLDMKDTCDRDIVEMMVRDLMEERKDEFSKKVDHMARLAKASVSNGGSSYNALNRLIEDIKLMSLKKPLW, encoded by the exons ATGGATAGTCATCAAAAGCCGTCAAGTGCTCCTCATGTACTGCTTTTCCCTTTGCCCCTTCAAGGTCCCGTAAATTGCATGCTGAAACTGGCCGAGCTTTTCTGCTCCAGTCATCTTCAAGTCACCTTCCTTAACACCGACCACATCCAGCGTCGCTTGCTGAGTTGCACCGACGTTTCTAGCCGTTTTAACCGTTATGCTGGCCATTTCCGGTTTGAGACGGTACCCGATGGCCTCCCGGAAGATAAGACGCTGACCGGAGAACAGATAGGGGAGTTGTTGGATTCCATGGAAGCTGTGAGCTTACCACTCTTCAGGGAGATTGTAAGGTCTAGCGTGCTTCTTTCTGATGATGCTCAAAATCCCTTGACTTGTATTATAGCAGATGGGGCTTTCGGATTTGCAGTTGATATTGCTGCAGAATTTGGAGTTGCACTCATGTATTTTGATACCATCAGTCCTTGTGGTCTCTGGTCAATCTTATCTGCAAACAGGCTTATTCAAGCTGGAGATTTTCCTTTTAAAG ATGATGACTTGGATGCACCGGTAACCAGCATTCCAGGAATGGAAGGTTTCTTGAGGCGTCGAGATCTTCCAAGCTTTTTTCGCATACCTGACCAAAATGACCCAATAATCCAGCGCGTGTTAAAGGAGGAGCGACAAATGAAGAGATGCCAGGGCCTGATTTTCAATTCATTTGAAGATCTCGAGGGTCCAATACTTTCTCAACTCAAAACTCTTGTTCCAAGCGTCTACACCATCGGACCCCTCCACACCCACAAAGAGACTAGGCTTGCTTCAGAAAGAGGGTCAAAAAATGATCGCAGCTCCACAAATAGCCTGTGGAAAGAAAACAACAGCTGCATTTCTTGGCTTGACAACCAACCTGCAAAATCTGTTATCTATGTCAGCATTGGGAGTCTTGCCCTCATGGGAAAAAAGCAGCTCCTGGAGATCTGGCACGGTTTGGCCAACAGTGGAGTGCGATTCCTGTGGGTTCAAAGGCCAGGGTCCATTACCGGGTTAGACGAGGAAAATGATGCTGGGATTCCTTTGAAATTGTGTCGAGCTACTACAGAGAGAGGGTGCATCGTGAGTTGGGCTCCGCAAGAAGAGGTTTTAGCCCATCCTGCGGTTGGTGGCTTCTTAACTCACAGCGGCTGGAACTCGACTTTGGAAAGTATAGTTGAGGGAGTGCCTATGATTTGTTGCCCATACTTTGCTGACCAACAGATCAATAGTAGGTATGTGGGGGAAGTTTGGAAGCTGGGGTTGGACATGAAAGATACTTGTGATAGGGATATTGTTGAGATGATGGTTAGGGATCTTATGGAGGAGAGGAAGGATGAATTCTCGAAAAAGGTCGATCATATGGCTAGATTGGCTAAAGCAAGTGTGAGCAATGGGGGATCTTCGTACAATGCTTTGAACCGTCTAATTGAGGATATCAAGCTGATGAGCCTGAAAAAGCCACTTTGGTGA